One Neomonachus schauinslandi chromosome 9, ASM220157v2, whole genome shotgun sequence DNA segment encodes these proteins:
- the LOC110571418 gene encoding hsc70-interacting protein-like: protein MDPRKVSELRAFMKICKQDPSVLHTEETRFLREWMESIGGKIPPTAHKTKSEDTIKEEKTDSKKAEENIKTDEPSSEERDLEIDNESVIEPDTDAPQEMGDENVEITKEMMDQANDKKVAVIDALNDGELKSPLDLFTDAIKLNPRLASLSAERASVFIKLQKPNAAIRDCDRTIEINPDSAQPYKWRGKARRLLGRWEEAAHDLALACKLDYDEDASAVLKEVQPRAQKIAEHQRKYERKHEEREIKERIERVGVKKAREEHERAQREEEARRQSGAQYGSFPGGFPGGMPGNFPGGMPGLNEILSDPEVLAAMQDPEVRVAFQDVAQNPANMSKYQSNPKVMNLISKLSAKFGGQA, encoded by the exons ATGGACCCCCGCAAAGTGAGCGAGCTTCGGGCCTTCATGAAAATATGTAAGCAGGATCCGAGCGTTCTGCACACCGAGGAAACGCGCTTCCTACGGGAGTGGATGGAGAGCATTGGGGGTAAAATACCACCTACCGCTCATAAAACTAAATCAGAAGACACTATCAAGGAGGAAAAAACAGATAGTAAGAAGGCGGAGGAAAACATAAAGACAGACGAACCATCAAGTGAGGAACGTGATCTAGAAATTGACAACGAAAGTGTGATTGAACCAGATACTGATGCCCCTCAAGAAATGGGAGATGAAAATGTAGAGATAACCAAGGAAATGATGGATCAGGCAAATGATAAAAAAGTGGCTGTCATTGATGCCCTAAATGATGGTGAACTAAAAAGCCCCCTTGACTTGTTCACAGATGCCATCAAACTGAATCCTCGCTTGGCCAGTCTGTCTGCCGAGAGAGCCAGTGTCTTCATCAAATTACAGAAGCCAAATGCTGCCATTCGAGACTGTGACAGAACTATTGAAATAAATCCTGATTCAGCTCAGCCTTATAAGTGGCGAGGGAAAGCACGCAGACTTCTGGGCCGTTGGGAAGAAGCGGCGCATGATCTTGCCCTTGCTTGTAAACTGGATTACGATGAAGATGCTAGTGCAGTGCTGAAAGAAGTTCAACCGAGGGCCCAGAAAATTGCTGAACATCAGAGAAAGTATGAGCGAAAACATGAAGAGCGagagatcaaagaaagaatagaaagggttgg ggttaagaAGGCTCGGGAAGAACATGAGAGAGCCCaaagggaggaagaagccagACGACAATCAGGAGCTCAGTATGGCTCTTTCCCAGGTGGCTTTCCTGGGGGAATGCCTGGTAATTTTCCTGGAGGAATGCCTGGGCTCAATGAAATTCTTAGTGATCCAGAGGTTCTCGCAGCCATGCAGGATCCCGAAGTTAGGGTGGCCTTCCAGGATGTGGCCCAGAACCCAGCGAATATGTCAAAATATCAGAGCAATCCAAAGGTTATGAATCTCATCAGTAAATTGTCAGCCAAATTTGGAGGTCAAGCATAA